A genome region from Sphaerisporangium krabiense includes the following:
- a CDS encoding magnesium transporter CorA family protein yields MQDPSATVWFDLCSPPPEHLNVISEELGLHPLAVEDVLHPHQRPKLDVYESHLFIVAYSARLGHEPGDLDFCELAIFVTRNALVTVRSSEGFDIDQVAAQWDKSPGLAKHGVSYLLYTLLDRIVDGHYDIAQALNDRVEALEDVLFADRPGNGRALQRRVFDLRRTTVRFRRVVVPMREVVNGLMRPDLRVVHADMAPYYQDVYDHVLRVSEWTESLRELVGNVHETHLNLQGYHMNDIMKRVTSWAAIIAVPTMITGFYGQNIPYPGFAHAAGFWTSTLLILFASAILYVVFRLKDWI; encoded by the coding sequence TTGCAGGACCCCTCGGCCACCGTATGGTTCGACCTGTGCTCGCCGCCGCCCGAGCATCTCAACGTCATCAGCGAGGAACTCGGCCTGCACCCGCTCGCCGTCGAGGACGTCCTGCACCCGCACCAGCGGCCCAAGCTCGACGTCTACGAGAGCCATCTGTTCATCGTGGCCTACTCCGCGCGCCTCGGGCACGAGCCCGGCGACCTGGACTTCTGCGAGCTGGCGATCTTCGTGACGAGGAACGCGCTCGTCACCGTGCGTTCCAGCGAGGGGTTCGACATTGACCAGGTGGCGGCGCAGTGGGACAAAAGCCCCGGCCTCGCCAAGCACGGCGTGTCCTACCTGCTGTACACCCTGCTCGACCGCATCGTGGACGGCCACTACGACATCGCCCAGGCCCTGAACGACCGGGTCGAGGCGCTGGAGGACGTGCTCTTCGCCGACCGGCCCGGCAACGGCCGGGCCCTCCAGCGCCGCGTGTTCGACCTGCGCAGGACGACCGTGCGCTTCCGGCGGGTCGTGGTGCCGATGCGCGAGGTGGTGAACGGCCTGATGCGGCCCGACCTGCGCGTGGTCCACGCGGACATGGCGCCGTACTACCAGGACGTCTACGACCACGTGCTGCGCGTGTCGGAGTGGACCGAGTCGCTGCGCGAGCTGGTGGGCAACGTCCACGAGACCCACCTGAACCTGCAGGGCTACCACATGAACGACATCATGAAGCGGGTGACGAGCTGGGCGGCCATCATCGCGGTCCCCACCATGATCACCGGCTTCTACGGGCAGAACATCCCCTACCCCGGGTTCGCGCACGCGGCGGGGTTCTGGACCTCCACCCTGCTGATCCTTTTCGCCTCGGCGATCCTCTACGTCGTCTTCCGCCTCAAGGACTGGATCTGA